The Spirosoma foliorum genome has a window encoding:
- a CDS encoding SulP family inorganic anion transporter, whose protein sequence is MKLVSPFQTLIHYKSDYFRRDVPASLSVFLVALPLCLGIALASGAPLFSGLVSGMIGGIIIGLFSGSEVSVSGPAAGLAVIVADSIAKIGSYEAFLVAVVLAGLMQLVLGLIKAGRFSSFFPDSVIKGMLVAIGIVIILKQIPHALGRDNDYEGEFEFQQLADGENTISEIYRAIETASPGAVVISLVSLTFLISWDRLAGRSKRTIFKSFPVALVVVCGGVALNEFFRVAVPAWYLGDTAHQHMVQIPTIAAGKSLFSIFYFPDIRILGNPQVYGIAATIALVASLETLLNLEASDRLDSAKRISSTNQELIAQGIGNMLSGVIGGLPVTSVVVRTSANIYGGARTRVSTILHGLFLMLAVFLGGALLNLIPLSCLATVLIMVGYKLAKPSIFKSTFRDGWSQFVPFIVTVIGIVFTDLLIGIALGSVVGIIFVLYTNFQSTFQLVRVGNKVTIAFEKDLYFLSKPQLKEALNSLKSGDEVLIDGTKAPFIDHDIFNMLHDYRETAKMQGIQYELKNVHLNRRVLKPRRTLLVNKPVSEANQ, encoded by the coding sequence ATGAAACTAGTTAGTCCGTTTCAAACCCTTATTCACTATAAATCCGACTACTTCCGGCGGGATGTTCCTGCCAGTTTATCTGTTTTTTTAGTGGCCTTACCCCTTTGTCTGGGTATTGCCCTGGCATCGGGAGCTCCTTTATTTTCGGGCCTGGTATCTGGAATGATTGGTGGTATTATAATTGGGTTGTTTTCGGGTTCCGAAGTAAGCGTTAGTGGTCCAGCGGCTGGTTTGGCTGTCATTGTCGCCGATTCAATTGCAAAAATAGGTTCATACGAGGCATTTCTGGTAGCGGTGGTGCTGGCAGGTCTGATGCAATTGGTGTTGGGCCTGATCAAAGCAGGTCGTTTTAGCAGCTTTTTCCCCGATAGTGTTATTAAAGGGATGCTCGTTGCTATCGGTATTGTAATTATTCTGAAGCAGATTCCCCATGCACTTGGTCGGGATAATGACTACGAAGGCGAATTTGAATTCCAGCAGTTGGCCGATGGAGAAAATACAATTTCAGAAATATACAGGGCGATTGAAACCGCCAGTCCCGGAGCTGTAGTCATTAGTTTAGTTTCACTCACTTTTTTAATTAGCTGGGATCGGCTGGCTGGGCGTAGTAAACGGACGATCTTTAAAAGCTTTCCGGTGGCCCTGGTTGTTGTTTGTGGTGGAGTTGCTTTAAATGAATTTTTTCGGGTGGCGGTACCGGCCTGGTATCTGGGCGATACCGCTCATCAGCACATGGTGCAGATTCCAACAATTGCAGCTGGAAAAAGTCTGTTTTCCATATTTTATTTCCCCGACATACGTATTCTGGGCAATCCGCAGGTGTACGGTATTGCAGCCACAATTGCGCTGGTTGCCAGCCTGGAAACGCTATTGAATCTAGAAGCCTCTGATCGGCTTGATTCCGCGAAACGCATATCGTCTACCAATCAGGAGTTAATTGCGCAGGGTATTGGCAATATGTTGTCGGGGGTGATTGGTGGATTGCCCGTAACATCGGTAGTTGTCCGAACATCGGCCAACATTTACGGAGGAGCCAGAACCCGCGTGTCGACAATCCTGCATGGTCTTTTTCTGATGCTGGCCGTGTTTCTGGGCGGGGCATTGCTTAATCTGATACCGCTGTCCTGTCTGGCAACGGTCTTGATTATGGTTGGTTATAAGTTGGCAAAGCCCTCAATCTTCAAAAGCACATTTCGGGATGGCTGGAGTCAGTTTGTGCCGTTTATCGTAACGGTTATTGGTATTGTCTTCACCGATCTGCTGATTGGTATCGCCCTGGGCTCGGTGGTTGGAATTATTTTTGTTCTGTATACCAATTTCCAATCGACCTTTCAATTGGTCCGCGTGGGTAATAAAGTGACGATTGCGTTTGAAAAGGATCTTTACTTTCTGAGTAAACCACAATTGAAGGAAGCCTTAAACTCGCTCAAATCGGGTGACGAGGTTCTCATTGATGGCACCAAAGCTCCCTTCATCGATCACGATATTTTTAATATGCTCCACGATTATCGGGAAACCGCGAAAATGCAGGGAATTCAGTACGAGCTAAAGAATGTCCACCTGAATCGGCGAGTCCTGAAACCGCGACGGACTCTTTTGGTGAACAAGCCAGTTTCGGAAGCAAATCAGTAG
- a CDS encoding THUMP-like domain-containing protein yields the protein MHTHLSHTEQTFIQAHLTDDVRALLLRPNPAGLDLKKLASQISARQKAREKLPSWYVNDQLIFPPALSVEQASSESTAIYKASLVQGDLLLDLTGGMGVDTWAFAQQVAQVVYVEHRPDLAELAAHNLPLLGISNVTVEVGDGLAIIDQNETNFTSLSSLAKQPADWIYLDPHRRDELGGRVVKLENCEPDITQPDLVSGLFSKTRKILIKASPLLDIDATVRQLSGTVESVHIVAVQGEVKEILFTLSNQTIAKDNIIFNTVNLTHQAAIRFNFQWQGERTADVKLGNPQRYVYEPNAAVLKAGAFRLMATRFGLTKLAPNSHLYTSDELKGDFPGRVFEIQTIIKPDGKALKLAVPDLKANLTVRNFPQTVAELRKKLSLRDGGSVYILATTLLNGDKRLLVTQKIDQNQFQ from the coding sequence TTGCATACTCATCTTTCCCACACCGAACAGACGTTCATCCAGGCCCATCTTACTGATGATGTTCGGGCATTATTACTGCGTCCCAATCCGGCTGGACTGGATTTAAAAAAGCTGGCTTCTCAAATTTCAGCCCGCCAAAAAGCGCGGGAAAAACTACCTAGCTGGTATGTAAACGATCAACTGATTTTTCCGCCTGCTCTATCAGTAGAACAGGCGTCTTCAGAGTCGACTGCCATCTATAAAGCCTCCTTAGTTCAGGGGGACTTACTGCTCGATCTTACGGGTGGTATGGGGGTAGATACCTGGGCATTTGCGCAACAGGTAGCGCAGGTAGTATATGTGGAGCATCGACCCGATCTGGCCGAATTAGCCGCGCACAATTTGCCCTTATTAGGAATTTCGAACGTAACTGTCGAGGTTGGAGATGGGCTAGCCATTATCGACCAAAACGAAACCAACTTTACCAGCCTAAGCTCGCTGGCGAAACAGCCTGCCGACTGGATTTACCTTGACCCGCATCGGCGTGATGAACTGGGAGGGCGTGTTGTCAAGCTGGAAAACTGTGAGCCCGATATTACCCAACCCGATCTGGTTTCAGGGTTGTTCAGTAAGACCCGAAAAATTTTAATAAAAGCTTCCCCGTTACTTGACATTGATGCGACCGTCAGACAATTGTCTGGAACCGTAGAATCTGTACACATTGTGGCTGTTCAAGGCGAAGTAAAGGAAATTTTATTCACCCTTAGTAATCAGACCATTGCAAAAGATAACATTATATTTAACACTGTTAACCTTACTCATCAGGCAGCTATTCGGTTTAACTTCCAATGGCAGGGGGAACGTACAGCCGATGTTAAACTAGGGAACCCGCAGCGTTATGTTTATGAGCCAAATGCTGCGGTGTTAAAGGCGGGCGCATTTCGGCTGATGGCCACTCGATTTGGCCTGACCAAGCTAGCACCTAATAGCCATTTATACACAAGCGACGAACTAAAAGGCGATTTCCCGGGTCGAGTATTTGAGATTCAGACCATCATTAAACCCGATGGCAAAGCCTTGAAACTTGCCGTACCTGATCTAAAAGCGAACCTGACTGTGCGCAACTTCCCGCAAACAGTGGCCGAATTGCGAAAAAAATTGTCATTGCGAGACGGAGGTTCTGTTTATATTTTGGCAACGACACTGCTGAATGGCGATAAACGATTGTTAGTAACTCAAAAAATTGATCAAAATCAGTTTCAATAA
- a CDS encoding SPFH domain-containing protein — MSKLRIAIWSVGLLLGFILLTKSCTTVDASHEGIKVSKIGSDRGANDIENVTGWIFYNPLTSFIEQYPTFTQTKDFEPFTVSAKGGTLFKIDPTLNYHLVKGQGANVYRKYRKELPEIEDNILRTIVYNSYRDVANTFTPDSLVNNRVGFEELVESKLRKALTDDGFAFENITSNLTPPESLQAMIDAKNTAVQNALRLNNQVAAEKASAEIAVTKASGLARAKIIEAEAEARANELKQKTLTPLLIQQQWIAKWNGSLPTTQLGTSSSTMIQLPIK, encoded by the coding sequence ATGAGTAAGCTACGTATTGCCATTTGGAGTGTTGGACTCCTGTTGGGATTTATTTTATTAACCAAAAGCTGCACCACTGTCGATGCATCACACGAAGGAATTAAAGTCAGTAAAATTGGCTCCGATCGAGGAGCCAATGATATCGAAAACGTGACGGGCTGGATATTTTATAATCCGCTTACGTCGTTCATCGAGCAATATCCAACCTTCACCCAGACCAAAGATTTTGAGCCATTTACCGTCAGCGCGAAAGGAGGGACGCTTTTTAAAATTGACCCCACACTGAACTATCATTTAGTAAAAGGGCAGGGGGCGAATGTGTATCGCAAATACCGGAAAGAGCTTCCCGAAATTGAGGATAATATTTTACGTACAATCGTTTATAACTCCTATCGCGATGTGGCCAACACGTTTACACCCGATTCGCTTGTCAATAACCGCGTTGGTTTTGAAGAGTTGGTCGAATCGAAATTGCGTAAGGCGCTAACAGATGATGGGTTTGCCTTCGAAAACATAACCTCGAATCTTACTCCGCCCGAATCGTTACAGGCGATGATTGATGCCAAGAACACGGCTGTACAAAACGCATTGCGATTGAACAATCAGGTGGCAGCCGAAAAAGCGAGTGCCGAAATTGCGGTCACAAAAGCCAGCGGTCTTGCCAGAGCTAAAATTATTGAGGCAGAGGCCGAAGCCAGAGCTAATGAGTTGAAACAGAAAACATTGACGCCTTTGTTGATTCAGCAACAGTGGATTGCAAAATGGAATGGTAGCCTGCCAACTACGCAATTGGGTACAAGTAGTTCGACGATGATCCAACTACCCATTAAATAG
- a CDS encoding IS110 family transposase: protein MNQPAIYYGVDVSKETLHISYQIGIDANGQPQWAYQTLPNQADSIEQWAAELPANSHLIFEHTGTYSARLAWVLALQNRPFSLLTPNQSKGFAATLKSISKTDRSDAALLARYGQVFQPQPSQLADESLHQLRQQHKHLNDLRISQQAVANQLHALSFDPRASQKVKASLLVLQQSYLTQIALFEEELDQLSQQELQAISERMQRVKGIGPASSQALCTATNGLAGFESAKAVAKFVGIAPSQTQSGSSVRRRGRMARTGLGYVRGLLYMAARSARKYNLGCKALYDRLRAKGKCHKVAMVAVMNKLLHQVFVVVKKNIEFVNGFSLSKQNLA from the coding sequence ATGAACCAACCAGCTATCTATTACGGGGTTGATGTCAGTAAAGAGACCTTACACATCAGCTACCAAATCGGAATCGATGCCAATGGGCAACCCCAATGGGCCTATCAAACCCTGCCCAACCAAGCGGACTCCATTGAGCAATGGGCTGCTGAACTGCCCGCCAATAGCCACCTCATTTTCGAGCATACAGGTACCTATTCGGCTCGATTAGCTTGGGTATTAGCCCTGCAAAATCGCCCCTTTAGCCTCCTTACGCCCAACCAAAGCAAAGGCTTTGCCGCCACTCTGAAGTCTATCAGCAAGACCGACCGGAGCGATGCGGCACTATTGGCGCGCTACGGACAAGTCTTTCAGCCCCAGCCTTCGCAACTGGCCGATGAGTCTCTACATCAGCTTCGCCAACAGCACAAACACCTCAACGACCTGCGAATCAGTCAGCAAGCGGTGGCTAATCAGCTTCATGCGCTGTCGTTCGACCCCCGGGCCAGTCAGAAAGTCAAGGCTAGCCTGCTGGTTCTCCAACAGAGCTACCTGACTCAGATTGCGCTCTTTGAAGAGGAACTGGATCAGCTGAGTCAACAGGAGTTGCAGGCCATTTCGGAGCGGATGCAGCGGGTCAAGGGGATTGGGCCGGCTTCCTCTCAAGCCTTGTGCACGGCCACCAATGGGCTGGCTGGATTCGAGTCAGCCAAAGCGGTAGCTAAGTTCGTGGGCATTGCCCCCAGTCAAACTCAATCGGGCAGTTCGGTTCGTCGGCGTGGTCGGATGGCCCGCACGGGTTTAGGGTATGTACGGGGCCTTTTATACATGGCAGCTCGTTCGGCCCGTAAATACAATTTGGGCTGTAAAGCGCTTTATGATCGGCTACGGGCCAAGGGTAAATGCCACAAAGTGGCGATGGTGGCGGTGATGAATAAGTTGTTGCATCAGGTGTTTGTGGTGGTGAAGAAGAATATTGAATTCGTCAATGGGTTCAGCCTATCCAAACAAAATTTGGCTTAA
- a CDS encoding glycerate kinase, whose protein sequence is MKILLAPDKFKGSLTASEVCAAMTDGILRASPTAEVVAVPMADGGEGTSDVLTQATQGTWHTVKVQGPLGHPVEAGYGISGDGKTAFIEMAQASGLRLLKLAELDPFQANTFGTGELIAHAIEQGIEHLVLGIGGSATNDAGTGMAAALGWQFLDASGAVLRPCGGNLDQIKTIIPPKTAWEGTVEVACDVTNPLVGPQGATYVYGPQKGAKPDDLPVLDAGMKHWAKVVETTFAMNLSAMPGAGAAGGLGAGAVLFLKGQLTEGVNLLMKHTQLADKMAGADLVFTGEGRIDNQTLQGKLIAGITRLAKAKGIPVVALCGSLKLAPDELDTLGLASAFSIMPGPASLDDALANAPDYLKRTAFQVMRLLV, encoded by the coding sequence ATGAAGATTTTATTGGCACCCGATAAGTTCAAAGGTTCATTGACTGCTTCTGAGGTTTGTGCGGCAATGACCGACGGCATTTTAAGGGCTAGTCCAACAGCCGAAGTTGTAGCTGTTCCGATGGCCGATGGCGGTGAAGGTACCTCCGACGTATTAACACAGGCTACTCAGGGCACCTGGCATACGGTTAAGGTTCAGGGACCATTGGGGCATCCGGTCGAAGCAGGGTATGGCATTTCGGGTGATGGCAAAACGGCTTTTATTGAAATGGCCCAGGCCTCGGGGTTACGGTTGCTTAAACTCGCGGAACTCGACCCATTTCAGGCCAATACGTTCGGAACTGGCGAGCTAATTGCACACGCTATTGAGCAGGGTATCGAGCACCTTGTTCTGGGCATTGGTGGTAGTGCAACCAATGATGCTGGAACAGGTATGGCTGCCGCACTGGGTTGGCAATTTCTTGATGCGTCCGGAGCGGTTTTACGGCCCTGTGGAGGCAATCTTGACCAAATTAAAACAATAATCCCACCCAAAACGGCCTGGGAAGGAACCGTAGAAGTCGCCTGCGATGTCACGAACCCGCTGGTGGGTCCACAAGGGGCAACTTATGTATACGGCCCGCAAAAAGGCGCGAAACCGGACGATCTGCCAGTTCTGGATGCAGGTATGAAGCATTGGGCTAAGGTCGTTGAGACAACGTTTGCTATGAATCTGTCAGCTATGCCCGGTGCTGGTGCAGCAGGAGGGCTAGGGGCTGGTGCTGTTTTGTTCCTGAAGGGGCAACTTACTGAAGGCGTTAACCTGCTCATGAAACACACCCAATTGGCCGACAAAATGGCGGGAGCAGATCTTGTATTTACAGGCGAAGGGCGAATTGATAATCAGACATTGCAGGGCAAACTTATTGCCGGCATTACCCGGTTGGCGAAAGCGAAAGGTATTCCGGTGGTGGCGCTTTGTGGGTCGTTAAAACTGGCGCCTGACGAGCTGGATACGCTAGGATTGGCCAGCGCCTTTTCTATCATGCCGGGACCGGCAAGTTTAGACGATGCGCTGGCCAATGCACCTGACTACTTAAAACGAACTGCGTTTCAGGTAATGCGGCTATTAGTTTAA
- a CDS encoding Gfo/Idh/MocA family protein: MSLLKAAIIGGGNIADNNHIPALKQLFEQVELVAVCSRDLTKARALADKHGIPHAFDDTSELYRQCAPDVVVICTPNNLHYPQTMEALNHNCHVFCEKPPALNAKNAREMADLAAQKGRILAYNFQLRQTSEWALLMRCKADGLLGDIYHIKAHFLRRRGIPGWGYFTNKAMQGGGALMDIGVHVLDLALCALGYPTPDQVLGNTYDFIGKAGGKGLLGAWNPATFEVEDAATAYLSFPDKASIMLSASFALNTQVDKDRNLELFGSKGGVKLFPFSLHTEVAGELADIQFPYLEEVDIQLKNTAAFLDACQGKPSNVCTAEQGAILQEIVERIYQSATTA, from the coding sequence ATGTCCCTACTTAAAGCAGCCATCATTGGGGGTGGCAATATTGCCGATAATAATCATATTCCCGCACTCAAACAGCTATTTGAGCAAGTCGAACTAGTGGCTGTTTGTAGTCGCGACCTGACGAAAGCCCGTGCCCTGGCCGACAAGCACGGCATTCCTCATGCATTCGATGACACGAGTGAACTGTATCGTCAGTGCGCACCGGATGTTGTGGTTATTTGTACACCGAACAACCTCCACTATCCGCAAACGATGGAGGCTCTTAACCATAACTGCCACGTTTTCTGCGAGAAACCACCCGCGTTGAACGCCAAAAACGCTCGCGAAATGGCCGATCTCGCAGCCCAAAAAGGCCGGATACTGGCGTATAATTTTCAACTCCGACAAACCAGCGAATGGGCACTGCTTATGCGTTGCAAAGCCGATGGTTTGCTTGGCGATATTTACCACATTAAGGCGCACTTTCTGCGTCGGCGGGGCATACCGGGCTGGGGTTATTTCACCAATAAAGCCATGCAGGGTGGTGGTGCTCTAATGGATATTGGTGTTCACGTTCTTGATTTAGCCCTGTGCGCACTCGGCTACCCCACACCCGATCAGGTATTGGGCAATACCTACGATTTTATTGGTAAGGCGGGTGGCAAAGGTTTACTAGGCGCATGGAATCCAGCGACTTTTGAGGTTGAAGATGCAGCTACCGCGTATCTCTCATTTCCAGATAAAGCGTCAATTATGCTATCCGCTTCGTTTGCGTTGAATACGCAGGTCGATAAAGATCGTAATCTGGAATTATTTGGCAGCAAGGGAGGAGTTAAGCTGTTCCCGTTTAGTCTACATACCGAAGTAGCTGGCGAACTTGCCGACATTCAGTTCCCTTACCTGGAAGAAGTTGACATTCAGCTAAAAAATACAGCGGCTTTTCTGGATGCCTGCCAGGGTAAACCCTCAAATGTCTGTACGGCGGAACAGGGAGCCATTTTGCAGGAAATCGTCGAACGCATTTATCAGTCTGCTACCACTGCCTAG
- a CDS encoding YybH family protein encodes MNRTQITCLLIGLFLLSFGSFAQTKPVESTDIVAIKSLRTQSNQAIQARDLTAFGQTMLPDIEVTRGSGSHVSGRDSVLASVSVQFKDPNFLGYVRNTDQIQVSTTSPLAAENGHWTGRFQRPDGIQTITGVYLAMWRKTESGWKIRSELFVSLACTGSAACGK; translated from the coding sequence ATGAATCGCACGCAAATCACTTGCCTGTTAATCGGCCTTTTTCTGCTTTCATTTGGCTCGTTCGCGCAAACGAAGCCTGTTGAAAGTACTGATATCGTTGCTATTAAGTCGTTACGAACACAGTCAAACCAGGCTATTCAAGCCCGTGACCTGACGGCTTTTGGGCAAACGATGCTGCCGGATATTGAAGTGACACGGGGAAGTGGCTCGCATGTATCGGGCCGGGATTCGGTATTAGCGTCCGTATCGGTTCAGTTTAAAGATCCCAATTTTCTGGGTTACGTGCGTAATACGGATCAAATTCAGGTGAGTACAACGAGTCCATTGGCCGCCGAAAATGGCCATTGGACAGGGCGTTTTCAGCGGCCCGATGGTATTCAGACAATTACTGGTGTTTATCTGGCCATGTGGCGCAAAACGGAATCCGGCTGGAAAATCCGCTCTGAGCTATTTGTCAGTCTGGCTTGTACCGGAAGTGCGGCTTGTGGGAAGTAA
- a CDS encoding M14 family metallopeptidase → MKPAFPFINQHYLRLIVITCLLLQLASTHLFAQSKPSDLTPYERNTNQTATYAQIISWYQQLDKQYDQAKLIEVGKTDIGKPLHVFLLAADKQFASRPDRVTLLINNGIHPGEPEGIDACMMMARDLLKANKLPKNVLLAIVPVYNIDGALNRGLSRVNQNGPESYGFRGNARNLNLNRDFIKAEAENTKAFQAMYQSLKPQVFIDNHTSDGADYQHVLTYFATQKDKLHPTVSGYMQKTFQPELDKALTAQGFPPAPYINSFSETPESGLLGYNDSPRYSTGYAALFNCFGFTLETHMWKDYPARVKASYAFDESVLRLCERDAQTILANQKKANEVVSQQTNFPLSYKLDRTKTDSITFLGYAAAYKPSEVSGLKRLYYDRSKPFTKRIPYWNTFAVDAQVDKPRAYVIPQAWSEVIGLLKRNGVKLQTLPKDTLMSVSAYYITDFKTGQRPYEGHYIHSGVKVRSETQPIQFYKGDYLIQANQPTNRYIVETLEPQGVDSFFAWNFFDSVLDQKEYFSDYIFEDTAAEILKKDPALRKKLDEKRASDKAFAENADAQLDFIYRQTPYYEKTHNRYPVYRLN, encoded by the coding sequence ATGAAACCAGCCTTTCCGTTCATCAACCAGCATTATCTGCGGCTTATCGTTATTACTTGTTTGCTGTTGCAACTGGCGTCGACACATCTGTTCGCGCAGTCAAAGCCATCAGACCTCACCCCTTATGAGCGCAATACAAACCAAACAGCAACCTATGCCCAGATTATAAGCTGGTACCAGCAGTTGGATAAACAGTATGATCAGGCGAAGCTCATAGAAGTTGGTAAAACCGATATTGGGAAACCGCTCCATGTGTTTCTGTTAGCTGCCGATAAACAATTTGCGTCGCGACCTGACCGTGTAACGCTGCTCATCAACAATGGGATTCATCCCGGCGAACCCGAAGGAATCGATGCCTGCATGATGATGGCACGGGATCTATTGAAAGCCAATAAACTGCCTAAGAATGTACTACTGGCTATTGTGCCCGTGTATAATATCGATGGGGCACTGAACCGGGGCCTTTCGCGGGTAAATCAGAATGGTCCGGAATCGTACGGATTTCGGGGAAATGCGCGTAATCTGAATCTAAATCGCGATTTTATCAAAGCCGAAGCTGAAAATACGAAAGCGTTTCAGGCGATGTACCAATCTTTGAAGCCACAGGTGTTTATTGATAATCATACCAGTGATGGCGCTGACTATCAGCATGTACTGACGTATTTTGCAACCCAGAAAGACAAGCTCCATCCAACTGTGTCGGGCTACATGCAGAAAACATTTCAGCCGGAACTGGATAAAGCCCTGACGGCTCAAGGTTTTCCGCCAGCACCTTATATTAACAGTTTTTCGGAGACGCCTGAAAGTGGCTTATTGGGTTATAACGACTCTCCGCGCTATTCGACAGGGTATGCCGCTTTATTCAATTGCTTTGGCTTTACACTGGAGACGCACATGTGGAAAGATTATCCGGCACGGGTTAAGGCATCTTACGCGTTCGACGAATCGGTACTACGATTATGTGAACGTGATGCGCAAACCATTCTGGCCAATCAGAAAAAGGCGAACGAGGTGGTTAGCCAACAAACGAACTTTCCTCTGAGTTATAAACTGGACCGGACTAAAACGGATTCGATTACATTTCTGGGCTATGCAGCTGCTTACAAACCTAGTGAGGTATCAGGGTTGAAACGACTCTACTACGACCGCTCCAAGCCGTTTACCAAGCGCATACCTTACTGGAATACATTCGCTGTTGATGCGCAGGTTGATAAACCTCGTGCTTATGTTATTCCGCAAGCCTGGAGTGAGGTTATTGGGTTGCTGAAACGGAATGGCGTGAAACTTCAAACGCTGCCGAAAGATACCTTGATGAGCGTTTCGGCCTATTACATCACCGATTTTAAAACGGGGCAGCGCCCTTACGAAGGGCATTACATCCATTCAGGGGTGAAAGTACGGTCGGAGACGCAACCGATTCAATTCTACAAAGGCGATTACCTCATTCAGGCGAATCAACCCACGAACCGATACATCGTTGAAACGCTTGAGCCACAGGGCGTCGATTCGTTTTTTGCCTGGAATTTCTTTGATAGTGTGCTCGACCAGAAAGAGTATTTTTCGGACTATATTTTCGAAGACACAGCCGCTGAAATCCTGAAGAAAGATCCGGCGTTGCGTAAAAAACTGGATGAGAAGCGGGCGTCTGATAAAGCGTTCGCCGAAAATGCCGACGCTCAGTTGGATTTCATTTATCGTCAGACACCCTATTACGAAAAAACGCATAATCGATATCCGGTGTATCGGTTGAATTAA
- a CDS encoding amidase family protein translates to MKNSVLPLLISLLLLVNAVKAQSFKPKQLREATVDQLHQAMQSGKLTAEQLVQLYLDRIEAYDKQGPFLNTIIMGNPKALTEARRLDSLYKATGKFVGPLHGIPVIVKDNYNTFDMPTTNGTLAMKKSIPPADAFVVQRIRAAGAIIIAKSNLAEFATSGNVSVSSILPGYSRNPYDTKRTTAGSSGGTAAAVAADFGTIGLGTDTGSSIRGPSSHQSLVGFRPTLGLVSRSGIAPLAMTNDTGGPICRTVEDAVRVLDVIAGYDKADSVTRRSEGKIPQSYRQFLDKDGLKGARIGVFRQLCTAKNSDPQVYALFNKALDELRAAGAIVVDSVRVPELDTINKSFDTIPQLRRDFNLYLANLGPNAPHKSLTSIIKSRQFHPSIEKTLLDSDKDTLAPEAHKGWGKNLALRERLRQLLLRAMDSTGVDVLVYPSFSYPPRLIGDLNTPSGTNNNALSPPTGFPAFSVPMGFTYDNLPAGLQFFGRPFSEPTLVKLCYAYEQATHHRIPPASTPVLPKKKRKVAI, encoded by the coding sequence ATGAAGAACTCTGTACTTCCTCTTTTAATCTCTTTGCTGCTTTTGGTCAATGCAGTAAAGGCCCAGTCGTTCAAGCCAAAACAGTTGCGTGAGGCTACTGTCGACCAGCTTCATCAGGCCATGCAATCAGGTAAACTGACGGCTGAGCAACTGGTGCAACTTTATCTCGACCGAATTGAGGCTTACGACAAACAGGGACCTTTTCTGAATACCATCATCATGGGCAATCCGAAAGCCTTAACCGAAGCCCGTCGGCTTGATTCGCTTTATAAGGCGACCGGAAAGTTTGTTGGCCCACTGCATGGGATTCCGGTGATTGTGAAAGACAATTACAACACCTTCGACATGCCAACGACCAACGGAACGCTGGCGATGAAAAAATCTATTCCGCCTGCGGATGCCTTTGTCGTTCAGCGAATTCGGGCAGCCGGTGCCATTATTATTGCCAAGTCAAATCTGGCTGAATTTGCCACATCGGGCAACGTTTCAGTAAGCTCTATTTTACCCGGTTACTCCCGGAACCCCTATGATACAAAGCGGACAACCGCGGGGTCGAGTGGGGGAACAGCCGCTGCAGTGGCTGCTGATTTTGGAACCATTGGATTAGGGACTGATACGGGAAGTTCGATACGAGGACCATCGTCGCACCAGAGTCTGGTTGGTTTTCGACCTACACTAGGTCTGGTTAGTCGGAGTGGGATTGCTCCGCTGGCAATGACGAATGATACAGGTGGGCCAATCTGCCGAACAGTGGAAGATGCGGTTCGGGTATTAGATGTCATTGCGGGTTATGACAAGGCCGATTCGGTAACCCGGCGGAGCGAGGGTAAAATTCCGCAGTCGTATCGTCAATTTCTGGACAAAGATGGCCTAAAAGGGGCGCGTATTGGGGTATTTCGTCAATTATGTACGGCGAAAAATTCTGATCCTCAGGTATATGCCTTATTCAATAAAGCGCTGGATGAACTTCGGGCGGCTGGTGCCATAGTTGTCGATTCGGTTCGAGTGCCAGAGTTGGATACAATCAATAAATCGTTCGACACCATTCCGCAGCTACGGCGCGATTTCAATCTGTATCTGGCCAATCTGGGGCCTAATGCACCGCATAAATCGCTAACATCCATTATTAAGTCGCGACAATTTCATCCTAGTATCGAAAAAACGCTCCTTGATTCGGACAAGGATACTTTAGCGCCCGAAGCCCATAAAGGTTGGGGGAAAAACCTGGCACTTCGCGAACGGCTTCGGCAATTACTCCTTCGGGCAATGGATTCAACGGGAGTGGATGTGCTGGTGTACCCGTCATTTAGTTATCCGCCCCGGCTCATTGGCGATTTGAATACGCCGTCGGGCACAAACAACAATGCCCTCTCCCCGCCAACGGGTTTCCCGGCTTTTTCTGTACCGATGGGTTTTACGTACGATAACTTACCGGCCGGGCTGCAATTTTTCGGTCGACCGTTTAGCGAGCCAACGCTTGTCAAGCTGTGCTATGCCTACGAACAGGCTACTCATCACCGAATACCACCAGCCAGTACGCCTGTTTTACCAAAAAAGAAGCGTAAAGTCGCTATATGA